A window of Elusimicrobiota bacterium genomic DNA:
GTAGTCGAACCGGCTCATCGCCCCCATCGCGAGGATCGAGATGACCGCCCAGACGAACTGGCGCTGGAAGAAGAACAGGGGGCTGCCGATGTTCTTCTCGGCGTAGATCGCGCTCGCGGAGTAGACCATGACCACGCCGATGAAGAGCAGGGCCATGACCGCGCCGAACAGCGCGTAGTCGATCGGCGCGCCGCGCCGCGCGGAGACGCGCGGCTTCACCGGGACTTCGCCGCGGCGGCGACGAGGGCCTTGAAGCGGCGTCCGCGGTCCTCGAAGTCCTGGAACTGGTCGAAGGAGGCGCAGGCGGGTGACAGGAGCAAGGTGTCCCCCTTCTCCCCGATCTTGAGCCCGGTCTCCACCGCGGTCCGCAGGTCGCCGCACGGGAAGATCGGCACCAGGCCGGAGAGGTCCTCCTCGATGCGGCGCGCGGCCGAGCCGATGGTGAGGATGCCCTTCACCGACCTCTCGATCCAGGGCTTGAGCGGGCCGTAGGGGAAGCCCTTGTGCAGGCCTCCCAGGACGAGCAGGAGGCGCTTGCCGCCGGGCTCGTACGCCTTGAGGGCCACCATGGTCGAGTCCACGTTCGTGGCCTTGGAATCGTTGACGCAGGCGATGCCGCGCACGACGCCGCACGGCTCGATGCGGTGCTCGACGCCCTTGAAGGCCTTGAACGCCTTCTGGATCGCCGCGGGCTTCAGCCCCCGCGCGAGTCCCATGAGCCCCGCCGCCATCGCGTTCTCGAGGTTGTGGCGGCCCGGGAGGCGGGGCGGGACGAGGGCCAGCTCCTTCTTCGAGCCGGGAAGCTTGAAATGGAGCTTGCCCCCCTCTTCCCAAGCGTGGACATGGATGCCTTTCGTCCCGAAGTAAAGCCGCTGCGAGGGGCATTCGCGGGAGAGCCGATAGACCGCCGGATCGTCGGCGTTGAACACACAGGCGTCTCCGGGGCCCTGTTCGCGGAAGACCTTGGCCTTGGCGGACATGTACGCGGCCATGGAGCCGTGGTGGTCGAGGTGGTCGGCGGTAAGGTTGAGGATGGCCGAGGCGCGGGGCTCGAAATGGGCGGAGTCCTCGAGTTGGTAGCTCGAGCACTCGAGGACGATCACGTCCGTGGGTTTGGAGGACGGCGCGACGGCCGAGACCGGGATGCCGATGTTGCCGGCCAGCAGGGCCTTGCGGCCGCGCGGGAGGCCCGCTTTGAAGATCTCGTAAGCCAGCTGCGTCGTCGTGGATTTGCCGTTGGTGCCGGTGACGGCGACCACCGCCTTGGCTTTGGAGAACGCCAAGGAGATCTCCAGCTCGCTATAGACCGGAATTCCCTTCTCGGCGAGGGACTTGAAAATAGGAAGGTCGGGTTTTAAGCCGGGGCTTTTAACGACGAACGCGCAGGCGAGAAGCCGTTTGGAGTGACCGTTCCACTCCCATTTCGCTGCCTTCGGCAGCGTTTTTAAGATCGGCGTCAATTCGGCCTTCGGCCGGACGTCCGACCCTAAGACCTTAAAGCCTTTTTTCACCAACAGGCGCGCCACCGACTGGCCGGAACGGCCTAGACCGAGGACGCCGGCCAGCTTGCCCTTTTTGAAGGCCTTGGGATCGAACGGCTTCATCGCAGCTTGAGGGACGCCAACGCGGCAAGCATGAGCACGATGCTCACGATCCAGAATCTCACCGTCACCTTCGGCTCGGCGAGGCCGCCGAGCTCGAAGTGATGGTGGATCGGGGCCATGCGGAAGATGCGCTTGCCCCCCCGGAGCTTGAAGGAGGCCATCTGCAGGATCACCGACAAAGTCTCCAGGACGAAGACGCCCCCGATGATCGGCAGGAGCAATTCCTGCTTCACGCACATCGCCACGACGGCGATGACGCCGCCGAGGAACAGGGAGCCGGTGTCGCCCATGAAGATCTGCGCCGGATAGGAGTTGAACCAGAGGAAGCCCAGGCAGGCGCCGATGAGGCCCGCGAGGTAGACGGCGATCTCTCCGGCGCCCTCGACGTGGACGATGCGCAGGTAGTACGCGAGCTTGACGTTGCCCGAGGTGTAGGCGAGCACCGCGAAGCCCAGCGCGCAGAACATGACCGTGCCCGCGGCGAGGCCGTCGAGGCCGTCGGTGAGGTTGACCGCGTTCGAGGAGCCGACGATCATCAGGACGGCGAAGGCGAAGTACAGCACCCCCAGGTCAACGAACAGCTCCTTGCCGTAGGGGATGTTCATCATCGTGGTGAAGGAGCCGTTCGGCGGCTGCACGGAGAGGTAGGTGGTCACGCCCAGGCCGACGAGGACCTGGATCAGGAACTTGGCCTTGGACGGTGCGCCCTTGGCGTCCTTCTTGATGAGCTTGAGGTAGTCGTCCCAGAAGCCGATCGCCGTCAGGCAGATCGTCACGGACAGGAGCAGCCAGGTGAAGCGGTTGTCGGGGCGCATCCAGAGCAAGGTCGAGGCGACGACGGCGAGGAAGATCAGGGCGCCCCCCATCGTCGGCGTGCCGTGCTTGGAGAGGTGCGACTGGGGCCCGTCGGCGCGCTGCATCTGGCCGACCTTGCGCTCGCGCAGGGCGCGGATCAGGGAGGGGCCGAGCAGCAGGCTGACGGCGAGCGACGTCATGGCCGCGCCGCCGGCCCGGAAGGTGATGTATTGGAAGACGTTGAGCGGCCCGAACAGGTCGCGGAGCTGGTGGAGGTAATAGAGCATGTTAAAGCGCCTTGGCGAGCTCCTCGAGCCGCATCGCGCGGGACGCCTTGAACAGCACGGCGTCTCGGATCGTCAGCATGGATTTTAGCCCCTTGATATAGGACTTCGCGTCGAGCGTGTGCTCGACCGCGAAGCGCGGCTTGGCGGCGGACAGCGCGTCGGCCGCCGGCTTCATCTCGGGGCCGGCCAGATAGACGGCCTTCAGGTCGAGGGTGGCCAGCCACTCCCCCAGCTCGCGGTGGAAGCGGGGAGAATCGGGCCCCAGCTCCTTCATGTCCCCGAGGACGAGCGTCTTCGTCCGGGCCGGGAACTCCTCGCAGAAGGCGGCGATGGAGGCGCGCATGGACGCGGGGTTGGCGTTGTACGCGTCGAGGACGAGCGAGGCCCCGCTCGGGTGCGCCAGCGGCTCCTGGCGCAGCATGCCCGGCGCGTGCGCCTCGAGGCCGGCGCGGATCGCGTCCGGCGCCAGGCCCATCGCCCAGGCCGCGGCGGCGGCGCCCGCGGCGTTGTAGCGATTGAACTCTCCGAAGGCCCGCAGCTTGACCGTCAGGCGGTGCCGGTCGATGATCAGGCCGTCCTTGCCCTCGATGCGCACCTTGCAGCTCGACCCCGTCCCGTAGGTGACCGCGCGCGCGCCCAGCCGGGTCTCCAGCGCCGCCAGCCACGGGTCGTCGGCGTTGATCACGGCCGCGCCGTCCTCGGGGAGGACCGCGATGACCTCCGAGTTCGTCTGAAACGTGGTCTCGATCGTGCCGAAGCTCTCCAGGTGGTCGGGGCCGATGTTCGTGAGCAGGGCGACGGTCGGCTGGATCACGAGCGCCAGCTCCGCGATCTCCCCCTTGCGGCAGGCGGCGAGCTCGAAGATGCCGTAGCGGTGCTCGGGCAGGAGCTCGAGCACGGACAGCGGCACGCCGATCTCGTTGTTCCAGTTGCCGGGGGTCGCGCACACGGGGCCGACCTGGGCGCAGATGGACTTGAGCATCTCCTTCGTCGTCGTCTTCCCGTTCGAGCCGACGATGCCGGCGACGGGGATGTCGAAGCGCTTGCGGTGGAAGTGGGCGAGGGCCTGCAGGGCCTTCAGCGTGTCGGGGACCTCGACGACGTGGCCGGGTCGCGGCGCGTCCGCGGCGAGCTTCCCCTCCGCGACGACCCAGCCCGTCGCGCGGGCGGCGAAGTCGGGGGTCAGCAGCGAGTGGGCGTCGATCTTCTCCCCGACCAGGGCCCAGAACGCCTGCCCCGGCTTCAGGCTCCGGGTGTCGGTCGTCAACGAGTCGACGGGCGCCGCGGCGTCGCCGCGGGTCAATCTCCCCCCGGCCGCCCGCGCGAACTCGCCCCACGTCAGATCAAGCCTCATCTCAGTGCCTTCAAAGCCTCGCGCGCGGCCGCGCGATCGTCGAACGGGATCGTGCGGTCTCGCAAAATCTGCTGGTCCTCGTGGCCCTTGCCGGCGATCAGCACCACGTCGCCGGGCCGGGCCGCGGCGATCGCCGCGGCGATCGCTTCGGACCTGTCGGGTATCATCTTATAATTTTGGAGATGAGCCGCGCTCACTCCGGATTCGATGTCGTGAAGGATCGCCGCCGGGTCTTCGGAACGAGGATTGTCGCTGGTGAAGTAAGCGAAATCCCCGCCGCGGCACGCGGCGACGCCCATGGGGCCGCGCTTGGTCTTGTCGCGATCGCCTCCGCATCCCACGACCGTGATGATGCGGCGATGCGGCAAGGAACGGAGAAGGGCGAGGATCGACTCCAAGGCGCTGTCAGTGTGGGCATAATCGACGAATACGTGGAAGTCCTGTCCTTCCGATATCGATTCCAGCCTCCCTGGTACGGCGCGAAGCGCCGCAATGCCGTTAAAAACGTTCTCAGGCGATACGTTCAATCCGAGCATGGCGGCGGCGGCCGCCATGGCGTTCTCGACGTTGTGTCTCCCCGGGAGACGCAGGTGGGCGTCATACCGTTTGCCCCGGAAGGTTACTCCAAATGCCGTTCCGTTCAAATCCGCTTTGCCTATATTCCCTTTGAGGTCCGTCGCGGCCTCCGTCAGCCCGAAGCGTATGACCTCGCAGTCCACCGCCTTCTTGACCAATAAATGCGCCCGGGGATCGTCGAAATTGAGCGCCGCCACCTTCGGGGATTTCTTGTTGTCGGCCCGCGCCAACAGATCGAAAAGTCTCGCCTTCGCGTCGAAGTAAGCGTCCACGGTCTTGTGAAAATCCAAATGGTCCCGCGTCAGATTCAAAAATATACATGCATCGAAATCGACGCTCTCGACCCGTTTGAGCGCCAGCGCGTGCGACGAGACCTCCATCAGCCCGTGCGTCGCCCCGCCGTCCCGGAATCTGGCCAGCAATTTCGTCAGCGTCAGCGAGATCGGCGTCGTGTTGATCGACTTCTCCAGCCGCTCCCCGTCCAGCCGGTTCTCGATCGTCCCCGCGACGGCGGGCCGTCCTCCGGCCGCCTTGACGATGGACTCGAGAAGGTAGGTGGTCGTGGTCTTCCCGTTGGTTCCGGTGACCCCGACCATCGTCATCGCCCCCGACGGATGCCCGTAGAACGAATCGGAGAGGACCGCCATGGCCAGGGCGATGTCCTCCACCTGGACCCAGGTGCCTTTGATGACGGCGGGCGGAGGCGGAGGCTCGAGCTCGCTGACGACGGCGACGGCTCCGTTTTCCAGGGCTTGGCGCGCGTGCCGGTTCCCGTCGGTCTTGGCGCCGGGCATGGCGAAGAACAGGTCTCCCGGCGCGACCTCGCGGGAATCGTGGCGCAGGCCGGAGATCGGCAGGTCCACGGACCCGGCGACGCGCCGCGTCGCCGCGGCGCGGAGCAGCTCGGCGAGCGTCACGTCAGCGCCTCGCCGTTCCGAGCGCGGGGTCGGCGGGATGGTCGGGCGGGAGGCCCTCGAGGGTCAGCAGGCGGCTTCCCAGGCGGGCGAAGATGGGCGCGGCGACCAGTCCGCCGTAGTAGGCGCCTTTCGGCTCGTGCAGGACGACGAGGATGGTCCAGCGGGGCGCGGAGGCCGGCAGGTAGCCCGCGAAGGAGGCCGTGTACGCGGAGGAGGAGTACTTCCGCGTGAGCGGGTCGATCTTGCGCGCGGTGCCGGTCTTGCCCGCGGCGCGGTAGCCGGGTATCCTCGCGCTGGCCGCCGTGCCGCGCTCGACGACGCCCTCGAGCATCGCCGAGACCTCGCGCACCGCGCGCTCGGAGGCGACGCGGCGGACCTTGACCGGGGGCTTGCCGTCGGCGATCAGCTTGGGCTCCCACAGCGTGCCGCCGTTGGCGATCGCGGAGTACGCGCCCAGCATCTGCAGCGGGCTCACCGCCAGGCCGTAGCCGTAGGAGGAGACGGCCAGGCCGACCTTGGTCAGGTCGGAGAGCGGCTTGAGCTCGCCGGCGCTCTCTCCGGGCAGCGGCGCGCCCGTCTTGGCGCCGAAGCCGAACGCGCGCGCCAGCCGGTAGAAGCGCGCGGCGCCCACCCGCTCGACCACCTTCGCGGTGCCGATGTTCGACGAGCGCTCCATCACCTGCGCCAAGGTCATGTTCCCCTCCGGCTCATGGTCCGTGATGGTTACTCCGGGGGTGAGCTGGAACTTACCGCCTTCGCCGTTGAAGAGCTCGTCCGGGCGCACGACCCGGTCGTCGACGGCGGCCAGCGCCGTGACGATCTTGAAGGTCGAGCCGGGCTCGAAGGCGTCCTGGACCAGCGGGTTGCGCAGCGGGTCCGGCGGCCACGCGGCCATCGCCAGGATCTCGCCGTTGCGCGGGTCCTGGATCGCGACGACGCCTTCCTTGAACTGGCCCTTCTCGCCGCCCTCGCGCAGCGCCTCCTCCGCGAGGAACTGGGCGGTCCGGTCGAGCGTCAGCTTCAGGGGATCGGGCTCGTCGCCGGCGTCGGAGACGCTCTTGTAGATGGAGCGTCCCTGCCCGTCGCGGATGACCTCCATGCGGCGCGCGCGCCCGGTCAGGCGCTTGTCCTGCGACAGCTCGAGCCCGGCGAGGCCCTTGCCCTCGGCTCCGACCAGGCCGAGGACGCCGCGCGCGAGGTCGCCGTTCGGGTACACGCGCTCCTGCGCGGGCACGAGGCCCAGGCCCTCGACGCGCGCCTCGGAGAGCTTCTGGAACTCCTCGAGGGACAGCTTCGTTTTCAGCCAGGCGAAGCGGTTGGCGGCGCGGGTCTTCCTCGCGATCTCGGGGGCGGGCAGCTTGAGCAGCGGCGCGAGCCTCGCGCCGAAGGCGTTCGGATCCTTGACCATCGCCTTGTCCACGAAGCACGACCAGGAAGGGATGGACCGCGCGAGCACGCGGCCGCGGCGGTCGATCAGGTCGGCGCGCGGGGCCGCTTCCTTGGCGGTGCGCGCGAACTCGCCCGAGGCCCGGGTGGAGAGGTTGTCGTGCCGGAGGACCTGGAGGTAGGCGAGGCGGACGCCGAGCGGCAGGAGCGGCGACAGCGCCAGGGTGGCGGCGACGGTCAGCCGGAATCCGAGGTCCATGGCGTCGGCCTCAGCTGCGCGAAGGTCCGACGAGGGGCAGCCGCGCCCAGAGGCGGGGCAGCAGGCCGCCGGTCTCGAGCGAATGCCCCGACAGCGAGCGGAGGGTGCCGGGAGCGGCCGGGACCATCCCGAGCTTGGTGTTCGCGCGCGCGGCGAGGGCCGCGGGAGCCATGGTCTCGTCGAGCTTGAGGCGCAGGTCCGCGACGCGGCTGCGCAGGGCGCGGGCCTCGCGCCGGGTGGACTCGACCCGGTAGCCGATCCGGGTGGCCTGGACGTGCTGCCAGCAGAGGAACATGAGGAGCGCGCCCAGGCCCGCGAACTTCACGACTCGTCGAGGATCGAATCCCATCAGCGCGTCCATCATACCATGTTCCTTTTAGAGTGAGGAGCGGGCGCCCCCGCCGAGAGGGGCGCCCGCCCTATAGTTGGCGGCTCCCCCCCGCCGAGAAGGGAGGCCGCCTAAGTCGGGCGGCTCTCCCCGCCGAGAGAGAGGCCGCCTTTATCAACGGATTGGTGGTGGGGCATCTATATCCACCAATCCAAAAACTCCGAGATCGTTGGGACGGCCCTTCCCCGCCGAGAGAGAGGGCCGTCCCGTTATCGATGGCGAGCGCCCCGCCGAGAGGGCGCCCCCCAAATCCAGTTCAGGGCCGGTTGGACCCCCTCGTCTTGAGGAAGACCCGCCGCCACACGTAGCCGGGGGAGCTGATCTTGCCCACCGGAGAGACCGCGACGGTCTGCCGGCGGTCGAGAAGGAAGGACACCGTGGTGTCCAGCTTCGTCAGGGCCGCCATCGCGGCCGTCGATCCGCTCAGGAACGAGGTGTTCTTCATCATTCGTGTTCCCCCCTATCGCTTCTTTTCGATGACCCGCAGTTTCGCGCTGCGGCTGCGGGGATTACGCGCGACCTCTTCCTCGCTCGGGGCGATCGCCGACTTGGCGTCGCCCTTCCCGAGATACGCGCACGACCCCTGCGCGACGAACGAAGCGAAAACGTTCTTGACGATGCGGTCCTCGAGCGAGTGGAAGGTGATCACGCACAGCCTTCCGCCGTTCTTGAGGTACGGCACCACGGCCTCGAGGCCGCGCGTCAGCGACTCGAGCTCCTGGTTCACCGCGATGCGCAGGGCCTGGAACGTGCGCGTCGCCGGGTGATGCCCGGTGCGCGGCACGACGGACTCCACGCAGTCGGCCAGCTCCAAAGTGGTCGAGAAGGGCTTTTTCGCGCGGCGCGAGACGATCGCGCGGGCGATCTTGTCCGCCTCCGGCTCCTCGCCGAACTCCGTGAGGAGCATCGCGATCTGCTCGGCCGGCCAGCGGTTGACGATCTGCTCGGCCGTGAGCGAGGCGTCGGGCCCCAGGCGCATGTCGAGGGGCCCCTCGCGCAGGAACGAGAAGCCGCGGGAGGGCTTGTCGAGCTGCAGCGAGGAGACGCCGAGGTCGAACAGCGCGCCCGTCAGAGGGAAGAACCCTTCCTTCTCCAGAACCGCGCCCAGGGAACGGAAGTTCGAGCGGACCGCGTGGAATCTTCCACTGTGGGCTCCGAGCCGGTGACCGGCTTCAGCGAGCGCCTCCGGATCCGCGTCGAGACCAAGTACCTTTCCCTGGGCTGAAAGCTTGTTGAGGAGGGCCTCGGAATGGCCGCCCAGACCGAGGGTGGCGTCGAGATACAGTCCCCCCTTGTCCGTGACGAGGCGATCCAGCGTTTCCGCCAGAAGGACCGACTCGTGCGTGTACCGGCGCTCTTCCAAGATCATATCTCCAGGCTCTTCCCGATCTTCCTGTACGCCGGGGCGACGGTCGACTTCTCGTACGCCGCCCAGCGCTTCGCGTCCCAGATCTCAGCGCGGTTGCCCGCTCCCTGCACCAGCACGTCGAAGCGCAGCCCCGCGTGCTCCTTCAGGTACTGCGGGACGAGTATGCGTCCCTGCGCGTCCGTCTCGACCTCGACCGCCTCGGAGAAGAACTTGCGCTTGAACGCCCGCTCCTGCTCCTTGTCCGGCATCGAGAACATCTTCAGATCGTCCGCGAGCATCTTCTCCCACTGCGTCGGCAGGAACAGGTAGAGGCAGCCGTCCATCCCGCTCGTCAGGTAGAACGCTCTCCCCTTCTCCTGCGCCAAAGTCTCCCGGTACTTCGGAGGCACCGCGAGGCGGTTCTTCGGATCGAGCGAGTAGTCGTAACGGCCGATGAGCAGGGCCATTATTTCCCACCTTCTCCCACTCGCTTGTTATTCTTCACCACTTTTCCCCACCGGGAACGTGAGTATAGAGGACTCATGTGTTCCTGTCAAGTGACGATTTTTTGACGCCGCGCTCCCCCGTCGAGGAACAGGAGTAAAATAGCCGCGGTTTTCATCCGATCGAAAAATTATTTTCGCGCGACCATGCTGCGCCCCTCGCTCATGTCGGCGCGGGCGAAAATACGATCTCCGCCGGGGACGGTCGGGATTGACCCGACCTCCGGCGGGTTTGCCGCGCTGCGGCAAACCCCACAGGCCGCCGGCAGAGATTATTTTCTCGCCCTTACCGCATGGGAGCGAGCGGTTGGAGAGAGAGCGCGAGCCTGATAGGTCGGCGAAGGCCCGGCGGCGGCTTCATGTCCTGAGGGGTGTGGGGTCGCCGCGCCGTTTGCGCTCGAAGCGCGGTCGACCCCAAGCGAGGCTCAATGCCGAGCGGCCCCGAAGGACATGAAGCCGCCGCCGGGCCGTCCCGAGCCTTACTGCCCGCCGATCTTCGCCATCTGCGCGCGCGAGAGCTCGTAGCGCCACGCGTGTTCGAGCGCGACCATGCGCGTGTACGGCGCGCCGTACGCGCGGTACAGCGCCTCGGGCGCGGGACGCCCGTCGCGCAGGTGCGCGGCGAACTTGTAGAACGACGAGCGGTACTGCGTGCGGATCAGGAAGCGCACCGTGCTGTAGCACTGCGCGTACCAGAGCCGCACCTTCGCGTCGGGCCAGCCCGCGGTCGAGGTGACGGCGGTGAGCTTGTCGATCGGGAAGCCGTCCCCCTGCTCGAGGCGCTCGAGGTTCTCTCTCAGCCAGTTCGGCGCGGCCAGGCCGCGCTCGACCTGCACGAGCGTCGCCATCCCCTCCGACAGCCAGAGCGGGTCGGTGGCGCCGTCGATGAAGAAGCCGTCGAAGTAGATGTGCGTCAGCTCGTGCGCGACGATGCCGGGAAGCTCCTCGCTCTCGTACACGTAGAGCTTGCGCTTGCTCACCGAGCTCGCGCCGCCGGACCAGACGGGCCGGCCCGTCACGCGGCGGTAGGTGTCCTGGTTCTTGAACAGGAAGATCGTCGTGCGCTCGTTGCTCGCCCACGGGGAGAAGGGCGCCAAGTCGAGCATGAGGTTCGAGTGCAGGCTCTCGATGAGCTCGATGAAGCGGTCGGAGGCGGGGTACTGCTCGGCGAACACGGTGAAGTGCCGGGACTCGCTGCGCACGAAGCCCGCGGGCGTCGGCATGTCGGCGGGCGAGCTGCGGTCCTCGCGCGAGCGCGTCGTGCGGGCCGGCGACTGCGCGGGCGCCGGCGCGGGAGAGGGCCGGCCGCGGGCCGCGGGGCCGACGGCGGCGACGTTCGGGTCCGAGGACACGGCGCGGCGGCCCTGCGAAGGAGCGGGCCCCACGTAATCCCCGGACGGGATGACGTTGAGGCCCGGGGCCGGCGCGGCCGGCGCGGCGGGCGGGAGGGCGGCGGGCGCGTTGACGGCGATCTCGACGGGCGCGACCGGGGCCAGGGCGCCCTCGTCGTGCGCCGGGGCTAGGGGCAGGGGCGGCGCCGCGCTGTACGGCGCGATGCGCTTCATCTTCGCGAGCTCAACCTCCTCCTCGCCGAGGTATTGATACACCATGACGCCCCAGAGGCTGATGACCAGGACCCAGATGAGTACGCGGAGTCTTAAAAGAACGTCCACAGGGTTAGTTTAGCCCCTCCGCGCGGCTTTCTCCACCCTCGTCTCAGCTGTTGGCGCCGAAGGCGTCGCGCAGGCGCAGGGCCGTCTGGGCCAGACTGTGCACGAACAGGGAGAAGATGACGATGAAGGCCGCGTGCGAGAAGACCATGCCGAGGAACGGCCCCTCGAGCGGCTGGCGGTACATGATGATCCCGATCATCGCGCCCGCGGCGGACAGGGAGCACAGCACGGTCTCGAGCTTCGAGGTGGTCAGCGCCGCCGCGGTCGGGGCCAGCACGAACAGCAGCCACATCGGGCCCCAGTACGGGTACAGAAGGTAGAACAGCGGGATCGCCCAGACGAGGTTCAGCCACACCTGGATCTGGCGGAAGCGGCCCGCCCAGCGGACCCAGCGGTACTGGTTCTTCCCGATCCACCAGTTCGCGAGGACGTCGGCGAGCAGGATGCCGACGGCGATCTTCGTCGTGGCGGCCTCGGGCTCGCCGAAGTGGACGGCCAGGAGGATGAGCACCAGCGCGAACGGCGTGAAATAGCGGCTGAGCATCTGCATCGGTCAATCCTCCTTGCGCCCGAACAGGACCAGGCGGCGGTCCCGCTCTTCGCCGGGACGGCGATAAGGGCAAGACTTTAGCACTGTGGCGTGCGCCGCGGCCAGAGCCTTGGCGGGCGCGGGCTCGGCCGGGTCCGGCGGGTCCGATTGGAAGGCGGCGAAGACCCCCTTCGGGGCGAGCATGGGCCAGGCGAGGCGGATCGCCTCCGGGAGCTCGGCCAGCGCCCGCTCGATCACCGCGTCGTGGTCGAGCTCGTAGGCGGTGAGCGCGGCGCCCGACCCGGCGCGCCGGTTGAGGACGCGCAGCTCCTTCAGCCCGGTGCGCGTCGCCGCGGCGTTGAGGAAGCGGTACTTGCGCTCGACGGACTCCATCAAGGTGACCCGCGCCTCCGGCCAGACGAGCTTGAGCACGATCCCGATGAAGCCGGCGCCGGAGCCGAGGTCGAGTATGCGGGGCGTGCTCGGCAGCGTCTTGCGCAGGACGCCGGCCGCGAACACCCCGTCCGTCGCGTGCTTGAGGACGAGGTCGTCCCAGTCCGCGTCGGCGGTCAGGTTCACGTCCTCGTTCCTCTCGCGCACGAACGACAGGTAGGAGGATATCGCGTCGAGCTTCGCGGCGCCGAGCGGCTCGCCCCAGGACGCGGCGGCTTCGGCGAGGCGTCCGAGCGCCGCGCTCATCTCGCGCGCGCGTGGACCCACAGGACCTGAAGGTCGGCCGGGGTCACGCCGGGCACGCGCCCGGCCTGGCCGAGCGTGCGGGGCCGCAGGCGCGCGAGCTTCTGGCGCGACTCGTTGGTCAGCGCGCCGATCGCCGCGTAGTCCAGGCCCTCGGGGATCTCGACGAGCTCCGCGGCCTTCAGGCGCTCGGCGGAGCCCCGCTCGCGGGCGATGTAGGGCTCGTAGGACGCGCGGATCTCGCGCTGCTCCCGGACCTTGGCCATCGACCAGGGCGCCAGCTCCGCGTCCGCGGCCTCCCCCCCCTCGAGGACGAGGCCGCGGTAGCGCAGGAAGCGCTCGTGCGCGGCCGGCGCGATGAGGCCGAGGGCCGCGCCCTTCCCCATCAGGCGCAGGTCGGCGTCGTCGGCGCGCAGGCTCAGGCGGTTCTCGGCGCGCGCGGTGAACATCCGGTAGGGCTCGTCCACGCCGCGCACGACGAGGTCGTCGATCATGACGCCGAGGTAGGCCTCGTCCCGGCCGAGCCTGAAGGGCGCCTCGCCGCGGGCGAGCCGCGCGGCATTGATCCCCGCGACGAGGCCCTGTCCCGCGGCCTCCTCGTAGCCCGTCGTGCCGTTGATCTGGCCGGCGAGGAAGAGCCCGGGCACGAGGCGGCTCTCGAGCGTGTCGGTCAGCTGCGTCGGCTGGCAGAAGTCGTACTCGATCGCGTAGCCGCAGCGCGTGAGCAGGGCGTCCTCGAGGCCGGGGATCGAGGCGACGAGGGCGCGCTGGGCATCCTCGGGGAGGCTCGTCGACATGCCGTTGAGGTAGACCTCGCTGGTATTCCACCCCTCGGGCTCGAGGAAGAGCTGGTGGCGCTCCTTCAGCGGGAACTTGACGACCTTGTCCTCGATGGACGGGCAGTAGCGCGGGCCGGAGCCTTCGATCTTTCCGGAGTACAGCGGCGAGCGGTCCAGGTTGTCGCGGATCACGCGGTGCGTCGCCGCGTTGGTGTAGGCGACCCAGCTCGGGAGCTGCGGATTCGTGATCGCCTCGTTG
This region includes:
- the rsmH gene encoding 16S rRNA (cytosine(1402)-N(4))-methyltransferase RsmH encodes the protein MILEERRYTHESVLLAETLDRLVTDKGGLYLDATLGLGGHSEALLNKLSAQGKVLGLDADPEALAEAGHRLGAHSGRFHAVRSNFRSLGAVLEKEGFFPLTGALFDLGVSSLQLDKPSRGFSFLREGPLDMRLGPDASLTAEQIVNRWPAEQIAMLLTEFGEEPEADKIARAIVSRRAKKPFSTTLELADCVESVVPRTGHHPATRTFQALRIAVNQELESLTRGLEAVVPYLKNGGRLCVITFHSLEDRIVKNVFASFVAQGSCAYLGKGDAKSAIAPSEEEVARNPRSRSAKLRVIEKKR
- the mraZ gene encoding division/cell wall cluster transcriptional repressor MraZ, which encodes MALLIGRYDYSLDPKNRLAVPPKYRETLAQEKGRAFYLTSGMDGCLYLFLPTQWEKMLADDLKMFSMPDKEQERAFKRKFFSEAVEVETDAQGRILVPQYLKEHAGLRFDVLVQGAGNRAEIWDAKRWAAYEKSTVAPAYRKIGKSLEI
- a CDS encoding class I SAM-dependent methyltransferase; translation: MSAALGRLAEAAASWGEPLGAAKLDAISSYLSFVRERNEDVNLTADADWDDLVLKHATDGVFAAGVLRKTLPSTPRILDLGSGAGFIGIVLKLVWPEARVTLMESVERKYRFLNAAATRTGLKELRVLNRRAGSGAALTAYELDHDAVIERALAELPEAIRLAWPMLAPKGVFAAFQSDPPDPAEPAPAKALAAAHATVLKSCPYRRPGEERDRRLVLFGRKED
- the mnmG gene encoding tRNA uridine-5-carboxymethylaminomethyl(34) synthesis enzyme MnmG, with amino-acid sequence MSDALFPRRYDVIVVGGGHAGVEAALAAARMGRTALLLTQNLDTIAAMSCNPSIGGVGKGQMVREVDALGGEMAKAADRSSFFSQTLNSSKGQAVRSPRAQCDKAAYRAGQKAAIESCPGLDPVQDEAWSLWTEGSRLRGVVSRRGTRYEGRTVVLTTGTFLNGLAHVGLRTHAAGRGGEAPALGVSASLRALGFSVGRLKTGTPPRLHARSIDFSRLERQDGDAVPKPFSHFNEAITNPQLPSWVAYTNAATHRVIRDNLDRSPLYSGKIEGSGPRYCPSIEDKVVKFPLKERHQLFLEPEGWNTSEVYLNGMSTSLPEDAQRALVASIPGLEDALLTRCGYAIEYDFCQPTQLTDTLESRLVPGLFLAGQINGTTGYEEAAGQGLVAGINAARLARGEAPFRLGRDEAYLGVMIDDLVVRGVDEPYRMFTARAENRLSLRADDADLRLMGKGAALGLIAPAAHERFLRYRGLVLEGGEAADAELAPWSMAKVREQREIRASYEPYIARERGSAERLKAAELVEIPEGLDYAAIGALTNESRQKLARLRPRTLGQAGRVPGVTPADLQVLWVHARAR